In Bacteroidetes bacterium GWF2_43_63, a single window of DNA contains:
- a CDS encoding (4Fe-4S)-binding protein produces the protein MPEFGFKINKSAQIDLDKADDSLYRKICGLEPSLKTCIFCGSCAATCTAGQFTSFSFRRLSVELRRGLIKEVKEEISKCMLCGKCTLVCPRNVNTRHILYHLKKHFDGNEL, from the coding sequence ATGCCCGAATTCGGATTTAAAATAAACAAATCAGCGCAGATCGATCTCGATAAGGCCGATGATTCGCTGTATCGCAAAATATGTGGGCTTGAGCCAAGTCTGAAGACCTGTATTTTTTGCGGATCATGTGCTGCAACCTGTACTGCCGGCCAATTCACATCATTCAGTTTTCGGCGTTTGTCAGTAGAACTACGTCGGGGATTGATTAAAGAAGTGAAAGAAGAAATTTCGAAATGCATGCTGTGTGGCAAATGCACCCTGGTGTGTCCGCGCAATGTAAATACACGTCATATTTTGTATCATTTAAAAAA